In one Dermacentor albipictus isolate Rhodes 1998 colony chromosome 4, USDA_Dalb.pri_finalv2, whole genome shotgun sequence genomic region, the following are encoded:
- the LOC135917786 gene encoding uncharacterized protein — translation MRRPISDDESTDTEPAGSAAVTIATAATPGSCSQFLSSSSRRRPRRRRPRVGSPSPVQRRRRAASGWRAEVVHSSQEYLSAVSTTGDTTTLDESPSSRAATFASTILTTTTTTTPSMLYRDTSAGASMAVQGPSRELQEVAFSLSDDLSDAPVTLLRHVPEFAPRQRDKRASVPADTPTSPQMAMFKGKRRGERDQPAHVPAKRVDRAREGDLPLLIKLQKSISEGNLLSGSPQKQQKRRWKPRESVPFVLSRNAPDASGPEWTPLIRRPDDVDKATEPSSDPTSPASFIVPYGEFDGPKSPRTTDVASTSARGTTTRSQPTTQTATSSLPLGTTDTTAPSGDKSGSSKGSGTPVPAERSSKQTRYIVPMPQHQGQRAASELSGEGDGSVSGKETPDSSNTGKDLFAHWEKVFGKEGFEKSANRSDEGHDDIHEELPISGETSSTTARTDAVAPGGSASRSRVVTVPDARNVIPFEEAEKSLIIELNSMPLKPRPCETPKELPQAQRRSKKGPRRESLGVKRTAAVGNLVERQIVAKPKQDASPKEEHVFPVSVKLARRQTRPLRSSTYSEMHGPEPSSATTRDAAPDMTSITTRDVDLANLRKAAGKPGSPSSRRSKDPTRKRELPTSSHPAPRTPTYKYYMSHSSLSSDKRGPDTSSSDMSTHGREYYKGCLHAGKVLPLPGRTTDTKSLASSLPILEESDNQKKPAPDADHLPPGAPSAAPVPKGRKISPPKEIVEKEITPVKQPSVKDLEAAPPLKEVTPFPEQASVPLQRKASEEALLKPVSQTAIDERKEATPVPKLEAGSIAVPVEKPPPARKAEERVQEVPQDDGGATKLAKPGKGGDILEEKRPSVTPPPHPYAPIESTSKGDLSKLEEVSLGAEEKESEPKKSSEHTEGDVSLLSVEFPPKGSTEGSLAEKVPEEVIEKVWEPSDERKDASETGGPPTAFKSSSDGKQVVEKEDFAHAEAASAQGPTAGSEQSGKSKSGSNVGDLQMLEIEVAQDSPPEAAQGATAATPRGGSIVVKGEEAESFLAAKASDSRTTAKEDVETEGLPVAVEGEELTKRTSSAAGVSTSIKEDKPTSSEQPPSKSEAPLETEYSQPPEEEAGEKTHDEEQEEKPEEEHEETVWKEGESEAERERLDEGGETLPHEGSEERAPVEETEKSKEETEAPMSPLPPIAQASPDVQVKVAFLKPQGDEAYYIALVRIRTIPLLLLFGNILVLIILLVMSYLDLFVYLYVGPVVPPVVVPTGTKKGLGHVCRTIRCGIGGTTLFYAINHSVEPCDSMFQYVCERWIHEPSEKYQKVVLGAEKHVTDDMYSEIRRLVESYYPYAQSGHALGKLAMIYKDCEDFRRRDENGVGPLNKLRQKYSLSDWPYKGRFSGKPEEIMAEYIRDTGSGVFVSVRMIPDPEDAQMHARKLIALECSTFVLPTDMLLTYRTTQKEAIKAYKVYISSVVEDFQQGPSEKMVSNIFAFEVNLAHRCNVQCRKKRLKKIKVSEIGQYTDKDTGINWVKVLKTIVSGFTHEITADTMILVRSVSYFKKLGLLFRDATTKTRAMNYLGWRLMQKFSRHTTNKYRNSYRTFQENVLGQPRLDDWMRCLVDAAEAMPLAIGRVYAELMGYEAADYRALGMMMTLQEGLRHMIGEFKWVQGESKEKVSAIMSKSSITVGYPAWLINDTALNAYYATVPSSGQYLDLVAKAMGANYMNQLRSAATTTDAFSKMSNFIFPSRLVELHQKSGPPRESLLYDIRSNHFAIPSGVMSPPYYVSETTWSMNFGGLGVLVARDLVNEFFHALDAGWMGESERIEFKKSSDCVLTAIGKSSRTGTADEAVMKCGGLVSDLLALRLSYTAYHAYADARDETTLPGLEDKSPDQVFFVAAFRTLCTQLRERYYVPVVREKQQVPELAYLDALMRSMNEFTDAFNCPDGKYRQNVVRECLTGEKSGAARLKSRKRALWNPPNASMTLVETPTDTTPWRTVYKRRYNRTVLKRPLDRTGDAALVRNKF, via the coding sequence ATGCGGCGGCCCATCTCGGACGACGAGTCTACCGACACGGAGCCGGCGGGAAGCGCCGCGGTCACCATTGCCACCGCGGCCACCCCTGGATCGTGCAGCCAGTTCCTGAGCAGCAGTTCGAGACGGAGGCCTCGCAGGAGAAGACCTCGGGTCGGGTCGCCGTCGCCGGTGCAGAGGCGACGGCGCGCCGCGAGCGGATGGCGCGCCGAAGTGGTGCACAGCTCGCAAGAGTACCTATCCGCGGTCAGCACGACCGGCGACACGACCACACTGGACGAGAGCCCGTCGTCGAGAGCGGCGACGTTCGCAAGTACGATACTGACCACCACGACTACTACGACGCCGTCGATGCTCTACCGGGACACGTCGGCCGGCGCATCGATGGCGGTGCAGGGACCATCGCGAGAGCTCCAAGAGGTTGCCTTCTCGCTCAGCGACGATCTGTCCGACGCCCCTGTCACTCTTCTGCGACACGTGCCTGAGTTCGCACCTAGGCAGCGCGACAAGCGGGCGTCCGTCCCAGCCGACACCCCGACAAGTCCGCAGATGGCGATGTTTAAGGGTAAGCGCCGCGGTGAGCGTGACCAGCCAGCGCACGTGCCAGCAAAGAGGGTCGACCGGGCAAGGGAAGGGGATCTGCCACTTCTCATCAAGCTTCAAAAGTCGATTTCTGAGGGAAACCTGCTGTCGGGATCCCCACAAAAGCAGCAAAAACGACGCTGGAAACCCAGGGAAAGCGTCCCTTTCGTCCTCAGCAGAAACGCACCTGACGCTTCTGGCCCCGAATGGACGCCTCTGATAAGACGACCGGATGACGTGGATAAGGCTACCGAACCGTCATCCGACCCCACTTCTCCGGCATCGTTCATTGTGCCGTACGGCGAATTTGACGGGCCGAAAAGCCCCAGGACTACAGATGTGGCTTCGACTAGCGCTCGTGGCACGACTACGCGAAGTCAACCTACGACCCAGACAGCCACAAGCAGCCTCCCGCTGGGAACCACCGACACTACTGCGCCATCAGGGGACAAGAGCGGGTCCAGTAAGGGGTCTGGAACACCCGTGCCAGCCGAGAGATCCTCCAAGCAGACCCGTTACATAGTGCCCATGCCGCAACATCAAGGTCAACGTGCCGCTAGCGAGTTGTCCGGAGAAGGGGACGGAAGCGTGTCGGGTAAAGAAACTCCAGATTCATCAAATACGGGCAAAGACCTCTTCGCACACTGGGAAAAAGTGTTTGGAAAGGAAGGTTTCGAAAAATCGGCAAACCGGAGCGACGAAGGACATGATGATATCCATGAGGAATTACCCATATCCGGTGAGACGAGCAGTACAACAGcgagaaccgacgcagtcgcgccAGGTGGAAGTGCCTCTCGGTCACGGGTGGTTACGGTTCCAGACGCCAGAAATGTTATACCTTTTGAAGAGGCCGAAAAGTCTCTGATAATCGAGTTGAATTCCATGCCACTCAAGCCCAGGCCCTGCGAAACTCCGAAGGAGCTACCACAGGCACAAAGGCGCTCTAAAAAGGGCCCGCGACGAGAAAGTCttggcgtgaaaagaactgcagCGGTGGGTAACCTTGTTGAGCGACAGATTGTGGCAAAACCGAAACAGGACGCCTCACCCAAAGAAGAACATGTGTTCCCGGTTTCTGTGAAGCTCGCGCGACGTCAGACACGACCGCTACGGAGTAGCACTTACAGTGAAATGCATGGGCCCGAGCCGTCAAGTGCCACCACAAGAGATGCGGCGCCCGACATGACCAGCATCACAACGAGAGATGTGGATTTGGCGAATCTCAGAAAGGCTGCAGGAAAGCCGGGGTCTCCTTCAAGCCGGAGATCTAAGGATCCCACTAGAAAGCGCGAACTTCCCACGAGTTCTCATCCTGCGCCACGCACACCGACGTACAAGTACTACATGTCACACTCTTCTCTCAGCTCGGACAAACGGGGCCCTGACACTTCGTCGTCGGATATGTCGACTCATGGAAGAGAGTACTACAAGGGCTGTCTGCACGCTGGAAAAGTTCTCCCGCTCCCTGGACGAACTACCGATACGAAATCATTAGCGTCATCGTTGCCGATCTTGGAGGAGAGCGACAATCAAAAGAAGCCCGCTCCCGACGCGGATCACTTGCCGCCTGGGGCCCCCTCCGCTGCTCCCGTACCTAAGGGTCGCAAGATTTCGCCGCCCAAGGAAATCGTAGAAAAGGAAATCACACCAGTCAAGCAACCGTCAGTGAAAGATTTGGAAGCCGCCCCGCCTCTGAAAGAAGTGACTCCATTCCCAGAGCAGGCATCCGTACCCTTGCAGCGTAAAGCGTCGGAAGAAGCACTTCTCAAGCCGGTATCTCAAACTGCAATAGACGAAAGAAAAGAAGCGACACCTGTGCCGAAACTTGAGGCGGGCTCGATTGCTGTGCCAGTGGAAAAGCCTCCGCCTGCACGAAAGGCGGAGGAGCGGGTACAGGAAGTTCCTCAAGATGATGGCGGAGCCACCAAATTGGCCAAACCTGGGAAGGGAGGGGACATCTTGGAAGAGAAACGGCCCTCAGTGACGCCTCCTCCTCACCCTTATGCCCCGATAGAAAGCACTTCGAAAGGGGATTTGAGTAAGCTGGAAGAAGTTTCTTTGGGTGCAGAAGAGAAAGAGTCTGAACCTAAAAAGAGCAGTGAGCACACGGAAGGGGACGTAAGCCTTCTCTCTGTAGAGTTTCCCCCAAAAGGGTCGACCGAAGGGAGTCTTGCCGAAAAGGTACCAGAGGAAGTAATAGAGAAGGTATGGGAGCCCTCTGATGAGCGGAAAGACGCATCCGAAACGGGAGGACCGCCCACTGCTTTCAAATCCAGCAGTGACGGGAAACAAGTTGTTGAGAAGGAGGACTTCGCTCACGCGGAAGCAGCCTCAGCACAGGGACCCACCGCTGGCTCTGAACAGTCGGGGAAGTCCAAATCTGGCTCAAACGTAGGAGATCTGCAAATGTTGGAAATCGAGGTGGCTCAGGATAGTCCACCCGAAGCTGCACAAGGCGCTACCGCGGCAACGCCAAGAGGCGGCTCAATAGTAGTCAAGGGTGAGGAAGCCGAGAGCTTCCTCGCGGCCAAGGCTTCAGATTCACGGACAACGGCAAAAGAAGACGTAGAGACAGAAGGGCTTCCGGTTGCGGTCGAAGGTGAGGAACTGACCAAGCGCACAAGCAGCGCGGCCGGGGTGTCGACGAGCATAAAGGAGGACAAACCGACCAGCAGCGAGCAGCCACCGTCGAAGAGCGAAGCGCCACTCGAGACCGAGTACAGCCAGCCCCCTGAAGAGGAAGCAGGCGAGAAAACTCACGACGAGGAACAAGAGGAGAAACCGGAAGAAGAACATGAGGAAACAGTATGGAAAGAGGGCGAATCAGAAGCAGAGAGAGAGCGACTCGATGAAGGTGGCGAAACACTGCCGCACGAGGGGAGCGAAGAGAGGGCACCCGTGGAAGAAAcagaaaagtcgaaggaagaaacAGAAGCACCAATGTCTCCATTGCCACCAATAGCGCAAGCAAGCCCCGACGTTCAAGTTAAAGTGGCGTTCCTCAAGCCCCAAGGAGACGAGGCCTACTACATCGCTTTGGTTCGAATAAGGACGATCCCCTTATTGTTGTTGTTTGGTAACATACTGGTCCTCATAATACTTCTAGTCATGTCGTACCTGGACCTCTTCGTGTACCTCTATGTCGGACCCGTTGTCCCACCCGTTGTTGTTCCTACCGGCACGAAGAAAGGTCTTGGACATGTTTGTCGCACCATTCGGTGCGGAATAGGCGGAACCACATTGTTCTACGCTATAAACCACAGCGTCGAACCGTGCGATAGCATGTTCCAGTACGTTTGTGAACGATGGATACATGAGCCAAGCGAGAAGTACCAGAAGGTCGTACTCGGCGCAGAAAAGCACGTCACCGATGACATGTACTCAGAAATTCGACGACTTGTGGAGAGTTATTACCCGTACGCACAGTCAGGACATGCCCTGGGTAAACTGGCCATGATCTATAAGGATTGTGAGGACTTCCGCAGGAGAGATGAAAATGGCGTGGGTCCACTGAACAAACTGAGACAGAAGTACTCTCTGAGCGACTGGCCATATAAAGGTCGTTTCAGTGGCAAACCGGAAGAAATTATGGCAGAGTACATTCGCGACACCGGCTCTGGAGTCTTTGTGTCAGTACGCATGATTCCAGACCCCGAGGACGCTCAAATGCACGCCAGGAAGCTGATAGCACTCGAATGTTCAACGTTTGTCCTGCCGACGGACATGCTGCTGACGTACAGAACCACGCAGAAGGAAGCTATTAAAGCCTACAAGGTCTACATTTCAAGCGTCGTTGAGGACTTTCAGCAAGGACCTTCTGAAAAAATGGTGAGCAACATCTTCGCCTTCGAGGTGAACTTGGCTCATCGGTGCAACGTACAGTGCCGCAAGAAGCGACTAAAAAAGATCAAGGTTAGCGAAATAGGCCAATACACTGACAAAGACACGGGGATCAATTGGGTTAAGGTGCTGAAGACGATTGTGAGCGGCTTCACTCACGAAATAACCGCGGACACCATGATACTTGTGCGTTCCGTATCCTACTTCAAGAAATTAGGCCTACTATTTCGAGACGCCACGACCAAAACACGAGCCATGAACTACCTCGGCTGGCGCCTCATGCAGAAATTTTCGCGCCACACGACTAACAAGTACAGAAACAGTTACAGGACGTTCCAGGAGAACGTTTTGGGTCAGCCGCGACTGGACGACTGGATGCGTTGCCTTGTGGACGCAGCTGAGGCAATGCCACTAGCCATCGGTAGGGTGTACGCCGAGCTGATGGGCTACGAGGCCGCCGACTACAGGGCTCTCGGCATGATGATGACATTGCAAGAAGGCCTGCGTCACATGATCGGGGAGTTCAAATGGGTGCAAGGCGAATCTAAAGAAAAGGTTTCCGCAATCATGTCCAAGTCTAGCATAACAGTAGGATATCCGGCCTGGCTGATAAACGACACTGCACTGAACGCCTACTACGCGACGGTTCCTTCTAGCGGTCAATACCTGGACCTCGTCGCTAAGGCCATGGGTGCGAATTACATGAACCAATTGAGAAGTGCCGCAACCACTACGGATGCTTTTAGCAAGATGTCCAACTTCATTTTCCCATCGAGACTTGTCGAACTTCACCAGAAGTCGGGACCTCCCCGTGAGAGCCTGCTGTATGACATCCGAAGCAACCACTTCGCTATCCCTTCCGGGGTGATGAGCCCGCCGTACTACGTGAGCGAGACTACGTGGTCCATGAACTTCGGCGGCCTTGGAGTGCTGGTCGCCAGGGACTTGGTGAACGAGTTCTTCCACGCCCTCGACGCCGGCTGGATGGGCGAGAGCGAGCGCATCGAGTTCAAGAAGAGCTCCGACTGCGTGCTCACCGCCATCGGCAAGAGCAGCCGTACCGGTACGGCCGACGAAGCCGTCATGAAGTGCGGTGGTCTCGTGAGCGACCTCCTCGCGCTGCGGCTGTCGTACACGGCGTACCACGCTTACGCGGACGCACGCGACGAGACCACGCTGCCCGGACTGGAAGACAAGAGCCCGGACCAGGTGTTTTTTGTGGCCGCCTTTCGGACGTTGTGCACGCAGCTGCGGGAACGATACTACGTGCCCGTGGTGCGCGAAAAGCAGCAGGTGCCCGAACTCGCGTACCTGGATGCTCT